The proteins below come from a single Heliangelus exortis chromosome 31, bHelExo1.hap1, whole genome shotgun sequence genomic window:
- the DDIT3 gene encoding DNA damage-inducible transcript 3 protein → MAGEGLAAGTPGSTLPIWELEAWYQDLQEVLAASEPCGSSPLWGAEQTKRAPLWSTEGAGSDPEGCELDAALAAELLELESTAGSEPLGLLDLASSSSSSPPAQAGRGEEEEEVRVAAGRGVKRKRCSGPGSSKELAKQHQERANEQRVLELTAHNEQLRAEICRLSAEVESTRAALIDRMVNLQTPTPSSHGLQGLCTD, encoded by the exons ATGGCAGGCGAGGGGCTGGCTGCGGGGACACCTGGCAGCACTCTGCCCATCTGGGAACTCGAAGCCTGGTACCAGGACctgcaggaggtgctggcagcatCGGAGCCCTGCGGATCTTCCCCGCTCTGGGGGGCTGAGCAG accaAGAGGGCCCCGCTGTGGAGCACGGAGGGGGCGGGCAGTGACCCAGAGGGCTGCGAGCTGGACgctgccctggctgcagagctgctggagctggagagcaCAGCTGGGTCAGAGCCACTGGGACTGCTGGACTtggcctccagcagcagcagcagccccccagcccaggcaggcagaggggaggaggaggaggaggtgagggtgGCTGCAGGGCGTGGGGTGAAGAGGAAGAGGTGCAGTGGGCCGGGGTCCAGCAAGGAGCTGGCCAAGCAGCACCAGGAACGAGCCAACGAGCAGCGGGTGCTGGAGCTGACAGCCCACAACgagcagctgagggcagagATCTGCAGGCTCAGTGCTGAGGTGGAAAGCACCAGAGCAGCTCTCATCGACCGCATGGTCAACCTCCAAACTCCAACCCCCAGCAGCCATGGACTGCAGGGGCTCTGCACAGACTGA